In a genomic window of Octadecabacter temperatus:
- a CDS encoding YcjF family protein yields the protein MTNGPVLFDLEDNDDVTPSTAPPVPELDVAATPAAMQRVASMAAKRPNRLARWFWGLLVSLVGFFVGVAVWDFVTGLLARSPILGWIAVGLVGLFCAVLLLIALRELAAFGRLRRVDRIQLGAAEALSDHNLSRAREVTAQITALYRGRDDTQWGREAFAERQGDVLDTDGLLGLAETTILSPLDARARLEVEVAARQVATVTAIVPLALADVFTALTANMRMIRRIAEIYGGRSGTLGSWRLTKQVLSHLVATGAVAVGDDLIGSVAGGGVLSKVSRRFGEGVINGALTARVGVAAMEVCRPMGFVAESKPSVTSLVKRALTGLFGGSPKPE from the coding sequence ATGACAAACGGTCCGGTTCTTTTTGACCTTGAAGACAATGATGACGTTACGCCGTCTACTGCGCCGCCCGTTCCTGAGTTGGACGTTGCTGCAACCCCCGCCGCCATGCAGCGCGTTGCGAGCATGGCCGCCAAGCGCCCAAACCGATTGGCACGTTGGTTTTGGGGTTTGCTGGTCTCGCTTGTGGGGTTTTTCGTCGGTGTTGCGGTGTGGGATTTTGTCACTGGGCTACTTGCACGGTCCCCGATTTTGGGTTGGATCGCGGTTGGTCTTGTAGGTCTTTTCTGCGCTGTTTTGTTGCTTATTGCGTTGCGCGAATTGGCGGCCTTCGGGCGCTTGCGTCGTGTGGATCGCATTCAGCTCGGCGCGGCTGAGGCTTTGTCGGATCACAATTTAAGCCGCGCACGCGAAGTCACAGCGCAAATTACGGCACTTTATCGTGGGCGTGATGATACCCAATGGGGTCGCGAAGCGTTCGCGGAACGGCAGGGTGATGTTCTGGATACTGATGGACTGTTGGGCTTGGCGGAAACCACGATTCTGTCCCCGCTTGATGCCCGTGCCCGCCTAGAAGTTGAAGTAGCAGCGCGGCAAGTCGCAACTGTGACTGCGATTGTTCCACTGGCTCTGGCGGATGTGTTCACGGCCCTGACGGCTAATATGCGAATGATCCGACGGATCGCTGAAATCTATGGCGGGCGATCTGGCACGTTGGGGTCGTGGCGGCTTACGAAACAGGTTCTGTCACATCTTGTGGCGACGGGCGCGGTTGCGGTTGGTGATGATTTGATTGGATCCGTTGCCGGTGGTGGCGTGTTGTCCAAGGTTTCGCGTCGTTTTGGCGAAGGCGTAATCAATGGCGCGCTTACCGCGCGGGTCGGCGTCGCCGCGATGGAGGTGTGTCGTCCAATGGGCTTTGTGGCGGAATCCAAACCTTCGGTGACGTCTCTTGTGAAACGCGCGCTGACGGGGCTCTTTGGTGGCAGCCCAAAACCCGAATAG
- a CDS encoding YcjX family protein, translating to MVITTVADTITRSVGAVTDTLSAPFTDPVIRLGVTGLSRAGKTVFITSLVANLLNRGRMPQLQAAASGRIETVYLQPQPDDTVPRFDYENHLAALTAKQPFWPEGTQRISELRLSLKVKPSGFFSGLQGPRTVHLDIVDYPGEWLLDLSLLDKDFATWSAEVLSRLPTRPASEAFTAELASCDPASGFEEPQAQALAASFTAHLNTAREAGFSDCTPGRFLLPGELEGSPVLTFAPLPLVDKPARKSLWREFERRFESYKKNVVRPFFRDHFAKIDRQIVLVDVLGAIHAGPQAVEDMRRAMGDILGAFRPGRNSFLSQLFQGRRIDKILFAATKADHLHHQQHPQLTAITQALLRDAQDRAEFSGATTNAMSIAALRTTVEDTRNHNGANLGVVRGQLLDADKQAAFYPGTLPSDPAHLLGPARSGAENWLDADYEVMRFAPAPLTLKPGDGPPHIRLDRATQFLLGDKL from the coding sequence GTGGTGATCACAACCGTAGCCGACACGATCACGCGCAGCGTTGGTGCTGTGACAGACACGCTATCGGCCCCGTTTACTGATCCGGTGATCCGCCTTGGGGTGACTGGATTAAGCCGAGCAGGAAAGACGGTGTTTATCACGTCCTTGGTGGCGAACCTGTTGAACCGTGGGCGCATGCCGCAGCTTCAGGCGGCGGCGTCTGGGCGTATCGAAACGGTATACTTGCAGCCGCAGCCGGACGATACTGTGCCGCGCTTTGACTACGAGAACCATCTTGCCGCCCTGACGGCGAAACAACCGTTCTGGCCGGAAGGCACGCAGCGTATATCTGAGCTGCGTTTGTCGCTGAAAGTGAAGCCCAGCGGGTTCTTCAGCGGGCTACAGGGGCCGCGCACGGTGCATTTGGATATTGTGGACTACCCTGGTGAGTGGCTGTTGGATCTGTCCCTTTTGGACAAAGACTTTGCGACATGGTCGGCCGAAGTTCTGTCGCGTCTACCGACCCGCCCCGCTTCCGAAGCGTTCACAGCTGAACTTGCGTCCTGTGACCCTGCAAGCGGGTTTGAAGAACCGCAAGCGCAAGCTCTCGCGGCATCTTTTACGGCGCATTTGAATACCGCCCGCGAAGCCGGGTTTTCAGACTGCACGCCGGGGCGGTTCTTGCTGCCCGGTGAACTGGAAGGGTCACCCGTGCTGACCTTCGCGCCGCTACCGCTTGTTGATAAGCCGGCACGTAAATCGCTTTGGCGAGAATTTGAGCGTCGCTTTGAGAGTTACAAGAAAAACGTTGTCCGCCCGTTCTTTCGCGATCACTTCGCCAAGATAGACCGCCAGATTGTCTTGGTGGATGTGTTGGGTGCGATTCATGCTGGCCCGCAAGCGGTTGAGGATATGCGCCGCGCGATGGGCGATATTCTGGGGGCATTCCGACCGGGGCGGAACAGTTTTCTTAGTCAATTGTTCCAGGGCCGTCGTATCGACAAGATCCTTTTCGCCGCGACAAAAGCGGACCACCTGCACCACCAACAACATCCGCAACTGACGGCCATAACGCAGGCCTTGCTACGCGACGCGCAAGACCGCGCTGAGTTTTCAGGTGCTACGACAAACGCGATGTCCATTGCCGCGTTGCGCACTACGGTTGAGGATACCCGCAACCATAATGGCGCGAACCTTGGTGTTGTGCGTGGTCAACTTTTGGATGCGGATAAACAGGCAGCGTTCTATCCCGGTACGCTCCCCAGTGATCCTGCCCATTTGCTGGGGCCCGCCCGATCGGGCGCTGAAAACTGGCTCGATGCGGATTACGAAGTGATGCGTTTTGCACCCGCGCCGCTGACCCTGAAACCGGGGGACGGGCCACCTCACATCCGACTTGATCGCGCAACGCAATTTTTGTTGGGGGACAAGTTATGA
- the truA gene encoding tRNA pseudouridine(38-40) synthase TruA has protein sequence MPRYALKIEYDGQPYCGWQRQPNLSTVQGAIEDALAKLEPREHAITAAGRTDTGVHATGQVAHCDMEKDWEPFRLFEALNYHLKPAPVAISACVRVSEDWHARFSALERRYLFRLVSRRAPLVLETGKIWQVRQKLDLAAMQEGANRLLGRHDFTTFRSTICQANSPMRTLDTLDIEQIERDDGAQEFRFHVRARSFLHNQVRSFVGTLERVGAGSWTPDDVTAALEAKDRNRCGPVCPPQGLYLAQVGYPEDPFA, from the coding sequence ATGCCCCGTTATGCCCTCAAAATCGAATATGACGGCCAGCCCTATTGTGGTTGGCAACGCCAGCCGAACCTGTCCACAGTTCAGGGCGCGATTGAGGACGCTTTGGCGAAGCTGGAACCACGTGAACACGCGATTACGGCGGCGGGACGAACGGATACGGGTGTTCATGCGACGGGCCAAGTAGCGCATTGCGATATGGAAAAGGATTGGGAGCCTTTCCGTTTGTTTGAAGCGCTGAATTACCACCTCAAGCCAGCTCCAGTCGCGATTTCAGCCTGCGTGCGGGTTTCAGAAGACTGGCATGCACGGTTTTCCGCGCTTGAACGGCGGTATTTGTTCCGCCTCGTCAGCCGCCGTGCGCCGCTGGTTTTGGAAACTGGAAAAATCTGGCAAGTGCGCCAAAAGCTTGATCTTGCGGCGATGCAAGAGGGGGCGAACCGCCTGTTGGGGCGTCATGACTTCACAACCTTTCGATCTACAATTTGTCAGGCGAACAGCCCGATGCGCACCCTTGATACGCTGGACATTGAACAAATCGAACGCGACGACGGCGCACAAGAATTCCGCTTTCACGTACGTGCGCGGTCCTTCTTGCACAATCAGGTACGCAGCTTTGTGGGAACACTGGAACGTGTCGGTGCCGGATCGTGGACCCCCGATGACGTGACTGCGGCGTTAGAAGCAAAAGACAGAAACCGTTGCGGGCCCGTATGCCCTCCGCAAGGATTATACCTCGCGCAAGTGGGTTATCCTGAAGACCCGTTCGCCTAG
- a CDS encoding DUF3726 domain-containing protein: MSDAQEKSANEIEALVLKAARGGGLPLGLAEDLAMAAAYLDLDKLTACPCSNGGAAFAIPQALDAVTASNGPVTVEADAALIAAYATRAEVHYGKTLVWDATSNGATFHRFEERATADHAPLGRRIIPPDLSTHLHDLAVKTHVPETESSRAGGAGAGLTDND, from the coding sequence ATGAGTGACGCACAAGAAAAATCCGCCAATGAGATCGAAGCACTGGTATTGAAAGCCGCCCGCGGCGGTGGTTTGCCACTTGGTTTGGCCGAAGACTTGGCAATGGCGGCTGCGTATTTGGACCTTGATAAACTTACGGCCTGTCCCTGTTCAAATGGTGGCGCTGCGTTTGCAATCCCCCAAGCATTGGATGCCGTCACCGCAAGCAATGGGCCTGTCACCGTTGAAGCCGACGCTGCATTGATCGCAGCATATGCCACCCGCGCCGAGGTTCATTACGGTAAAACGCTCGTGTGGGACGCGACATCTAATGGCGCCACGTTCCATCGGTTCGAAGAACGCGCGACTGCTGATCATGCACCGCTTGGTCGCCGGATAATCCCGCCGGACTTATCCACGCATTTGCATGATCTTGCTGTAAAAACCCACGTTCCCGAAACCGAAAGCTCGCGTGCTGGTGGGGCAGGGGCCGGACTTACCGATAACGACTAG
- a CDS encoding membrane dipeptidase yields the protein MGYLIDNLQYANWSEKVFRQMREGGVDAVHVTITYHESFREMVLQLEAWNRRFEQFPDLIMRGTVAADVATARATGRTAIFFGFQNPSPIEDDIGLIEIVHQLGVRFMQLTYNNQSLLATGCYEDYDAGLTRFGKQAIAEMNRVGLVVDMSHSGDRSTLEAIDASSRPIAITHANPSWWHPALRNFDDDVFKPLVARGGMMGFSVYPHHLKDGSACTLESFCEMVAEAASRYGAENLGIGTDLCQDQPDSIVEWMRVGRWSKAMDYGEGSADAPGFPAMPSWFGDNRDFGNIRDGLGAVGMSDAEVDGVMGDNWFRFYDENFGPDNS from the coding sequence ATGGGATATTTGATTGATAATCTGCAATACGCCAATTGGTCTGAAAAGGTCTTTCGCCAGATGCGCGAAGGTGGCGTTGATGCGGTTCATGTGACGATTACCTATCACGAGAGTTTTCGTGAAATGGTGCTGCAACTCGAGGCTTGGAACCGTCGTTTCGAACAGTTCCCTGATTTGATCATGCGTGGGACAGTTGCTGCAGATGTAGCGACCGCACGCGCGACAGGGCGCACCGCGATTTTCTTTGGTTTCCAGAACCCTAGCCCGATTGAGGATGACATCGGCCTGATTGAAATCGTGCACCAACTTGGTGTCCGCTTTATGCAATTGACCTATAATAACCAGTCCCTGCTCGCTACGGGTTGTTATGAAGACTATGACGCTGGCTTAACCCGATTTGGCAAACAAGCCATCGCCGAGATGAACCGCGTCGGACTTGTCGTTGATATGAGCCATTCAGGGGATCGCTCAACCTTGGAAGCGATCGACGCGTCTTCGCGGCCGATTGCGATCACGCATGCGAATCCAAGTTGGTGGCATCCCGCGTTGCGCAATTTCGATGATGACGTGTTCAAACCGCTTGTCGCACGTGGTGGCATGATGGGGTTCTCTGTCTATCCGCATCATTTGAAGGATGGTTCTGCCTGCACGTTGGAAAGCTTCTGCGAAATGGTGGCCGAAGCCGCGTCGCGATACGGGGCGGAAAACCTCGGGATTGGAACGGACCTTTGCCAAGATCAGCCTGACAGCATCGTGGAATGGATGCGCGTTGGTCGATGGTCCAAGGCGATGGATTACGGCGAAGGATCAGCTGATGCGCCGGGCTTCCCAGCAATGCCAAGCTGGTTTGGCGACAATCGCGACTTCGGAAACATCCGTGATGGATTAGGTGCTGTTGGCATGTCCGATGCTGAGGTTGATGGTGTCATGGGCGACAACTGGTTCCGCTTCTACGATGAGAATTTTGGTCCCGACAATTCCTAA
- a CDS encoding autotransporter assembly complex protein TamA, whose product MRNLITTLALTACLAPNVLGAQEVRLDAPNASDDLRTSLTAASLSLALSRDGAVAPQDYIAAARADYRRLLTGLYSEGYFGGTISILVDGVEASQIDPLIPRNSVSTVVLSVSTGPQFTFGRADIAPLASGTQLPEAFSTGNVARTADISDAASAAVSGWRDVGHPLADVTGQSITARHPDEQLNVSVIVDPGPELTFGNVTVSGNEAVRTERVLAIAGLPAGTFDPAMITRAETNLRRTGAFSSAAIIEGDTAEGTTLPLTLSVVEQTPRRVGAGIEYSTVSGLTLSGFWLHRNLLGGAERFRVDGEITGLTGSTGGIDYALGATFLRPATFRQDTDFYTNAYAEQLDEPSFFQRDASIEAGIIRRIHDDVTLEFGLGYTVGEISDSLGDRTYNLIYAPIEGTIDRRDDALDPNSGYYANLLVSPFVGLNGTDSGFRIIGDGRVYRSFGENDGVTLAFRSQIGSIVGADAASVPASYLFFSGGGGTVRGQPYQSLAVDLGGGNEIGGTSFFGAQLEARVDVTDTIGVVGFVDTGFIGADDIPFENGDWHSGAGLGLRYNTGIGPIRLDLATPTSGDSAGERLEVYIGIGQAF is encoded by the coding sequence ATGCGCAATCTGATCACAACATTGGCGCTGACAGCGTGTTTGGCCCCTAACGTCCTAGGGGCCCAAGAAGTGCGTTTGGATGCGCCAAATGCCAGCGATGATTTGCGCACGTCCCTAACGGCGGCATCGTTAAGCCTAGCCCTGTCGCGCGATGGGGCCGTCGCACCGCAGGACTATATCGCTGCCGCACGCGCTGACTATCGCCGCCTTTTAACGGGTTTGTATTCCGAAGGATATTTCGGCGGAACAATTTCTATTCTTGTCGATGGGGTCGAGGCCTCACAGATCGACCCACTGATACCGCGAAATTCCGTGTCCACTGTTGTGCTTTCCGTATCTACGGGTCCGCAATTTACGTTCGGACGCGCCGACATCGCACCACTGGCAAGCGGCACACAATTGCCCGAGGCCTTTAGTACAGGAAACGTCGCCCGCACGGCTGACATCAGTGATGCCGCCAGTGCCGCTGTCAGCGGATGGCGCGATGTTGGGCATCCTTTGGCGGACGTCACAGGACAGAGCATCACCGCACGCCACCCTGATGAGCAGCTAAATGTATCGGTCATCGTTGATCCCGGTCCTGAGCTGACGTTTGGGAACGTCACAGTCTCCGGAAACGAGGCCGTACGCACGGAGCGGGTGCTTGCCATTGCAGGTCTGCCAGCTGGTACGTTTGACCCAGCGATGATCACGCGTGCCGAAACCAACCTGCGCCGCACCGGTGCGTTCAGCTCTGCCGCGATTATCGAAGGGGATACCGCCGAAGGCACCACGTTGCCGTTGACCCTGTCAGTGGTTGAGCAGACACCCCGTCGCGTTGGGGCGGGGATTGAATATTCCACAGTTTCCGGTCTGACACTGTCCGGCTTCTGGTTGCATCGAAACCTATTGGGCGGGGCTGAACGGTTTCGCGTTGATGGGGAGATCACAGGGCTTACGGGCAGTACGGGCGGAATTGACTACGCGCTCGGGGCCACGTTCTTACGGCCTGCAACATTTCGCCAAGACACAGATTTCTACACAAACGCCTACGCCGAACAATTGGACGAACCTTCGTTCTTCCAGCGTGATGCAAGCATTGAAGCCGGTATTATCCGCCGCATCCACGATGATGTGACGCTCGAATTTGGCTTAGGCTATACGGTGGGGGAAATTTCAGATTCACTGGGTGATCGTACCTACAACCTTATCTATGCACCGATTGAAGGAACCATTGATCGCCGCGATGACGCACTCGACCCGAACAGCGGATATTACGCCAACCTTCTTGTTTCCCCATTTGTTGGGCTGAATGGCACCGACAGCGGGTTTCGGATTATCGGTGACGGCCGCGTCTATCGCAGCTTTGGTGAAAACGACGGCGTGACGCTGGCGTTTCGCAGTCAGATAGGTTCGATCGTCGGCGCAGATGCCGCGAGCGTCCCTGCAAGTTATCTGTTTTTCTCCGGTGGCGGCGGCACTGTCCGGGGGCAGCCTTACCAATCGCTTGCGGTTGATCTTGGTGGTGGCAACGAAATCGGCGGAACGTCCTTCTTTGGTGCGCAACTAGAAGCACGCGTTGATGTCACGGACACCATCGGCGTCGTTGGCTTTGTCGACACCGGATTTATCGGTGCGGACGACATCCCATTTGAAAACGGTGATTGGCATTCAGGTGCGGGGCTAGGTCTACGCTACAATACGGGCATCGGTCCTATCCGCCTTGACCTTGCGACGCCAACTTCGGGTGATAGCGCTGGTGAGCGGTTGGAAGTCTATATCGGCATCGGGCAGGCATTCTGA
- a CDS encoding translocation/assembly module TamB domain-containing protein, protein MRIVLGLVLVVWAGCAYSQTTEEDRDYITGLIEDTISNDDMIVRLDNFEGALSSEATADAITIADPDGIWLRLDGLTIAWNRSALLSGRVEVETLSAERIELIRVPASNDSTTDLSDAQATPFSLPELPVSIDLGTVSADEIVLPEALLGEPITAQFEGSLELGNGAGNADFTLERTDGKTGNISVDASFENTTRQLTLNLLAHEGQNGIAARLLSLPDRPAVRLEIVGDAPLENFTGDIALATDGVDRVTGTVALSRPTDSADQDFNIALNGDLRPMLADQYDPFFGPETSLRVQGAAPSEGGVHLSNLIVSADQIVLRGSASIDAQGWPQTIDLRGRLGSGDTTRVLLPIAGDPIEVSGMSLNVQYDEADGDAWTGAFDITSLTRTGVSVDALALSGGGVISPSIDGSRGRFSADLNYAARGLALDDAALSEAIGTDIEGTLDVGRLSDGPFVVRELTLDGAGIQAFGLAYINGPDDRFQTRAELSVTADDFSRFAALIDVDLSGSGAVELSGTSQPFDGIFDIDIAAQTNDLAVGMPQVDPLLAGEGTLAFQVARDTEGTRLSDIHIRNEAVEASGEAEITAQSATANFVAQIADLNIVTPELSGPATLRADLQTDAEGVIALDANLAAPRVNASATGTASPLDGGYVLQTDATLSVDNLSAYGNIIGQRIGGGLSLEMDGDYTTTTGVLNADVAARTQDLRVGPTTLDPVLAGLGRVSANVSLSEARRLRVDALDVVFPNLTANGAVATSGSDTTASLSVRLRDIALLVSDFSGPLVAEISANQDAAGWNVTGDATGPVGTSARTTGRVSNDGQLDLNVTGSAPLALANVYIDPRQINGLARFDLTVNGPAALSSVRGPVTISDTRLAAPNLRQAIEDLNGTIQLAGGTARLDLSAVHPDGGTLALSGPVDLEPPYQAALNAQLNDIVLRDPTLYRTTATGQVTVNGPLTGGAEIAGTIDIGATEVQVPSTGVSALGSLPEVTHLGPRLDVQQTLARAGVGTATTSEQETASGPDFPINLLIRAPSRIFVRGRGLDAELGGELRLTGSLNNLVPIGRLDLVRGRLSILGQRFDLDEGYAQLQGDFSPYLRLVATTEAATGTVVSIIVEGPADDINVTFESTPELPQDEVLSQLLFGRDLSSISPLQAVQLASAVATLAGTGGTNGGIVGNLRDGLDLDDLDFVTNDDGTAAVRAGKYISDNVYTDVTVGSNGTSEININIDIDQNFTARGSVASDGETSVGIFFERDY, encoded by the coding sequence ATGCGGATCGTCCTTGGCTTAGTATTGGTTGTTTGGGCGGGCTGCGCTTATTCGCAGACCACCGAAGAAGACCGCGACTATATTACGGGTCTCATCGAAGACACCATTTCAAACGACGACATGATCGTCCGCTTGGACAATTTCGAGGGTGCGCTCAGTTCTGAGGCGACAGCGGATGCTATTACAATTGCCGATCCTGATGGGATTTGGCTGCGCCTTGATGGGCTGACGATTGCGTGGAACCGGTCCGCGCTTTTGTCGGGCCGCGTTGAGGTCGAAACCTTGAGTGCCGAGCGCATCGAATTGATCCGCGTTCCTGCCTCAAATGACAGCACGACCGACTTGTCAGACGCACAAGCCACGCCTTTCAGCTTGCCTGAATTACCTGTGTCCATCGATCTTGGCACCGTGTCAGCGGATGAAATTGTACTGCCAGAAGCATTACTGGGCGAACCCATCACGGCGCAATTCGAAGGGTCTTTGGAACTGGGGAATGGCGCTGGAAACGCCGACTTCACATTAGAACGAACTGACGGCAAAACAGGCAACATTTCCGTAGATGCTTCCTTTGAAAACACCACACGTCAACTGACCCTGAACCTATTAGCGCATGAGGGTCAAAACGGAATCGCAGCGCGCCTGCTTAGCCTGCCTGACCGCCCCGCTGTTCGTCTAGAAATCGTCGGTGATGCGCCGCTTGAAAACTTTACAGGTGACATTGCGCTGGCGACAGACGGCGTGGATCGTGTGACCGGAACCGTCGCGTTATCCCGCCCAACGGATAGCGCGGACCAAGATTTCAACATTGCGTTAAACGGTGATTTGCGCCCAATGCTGGCCGACCAGTATGACCCTTTCTTTGGCCCCGAGACGAGCCTTCGCGTCCAAGGAGCCGCCCCCAGCGAAGGCGGCGTGCATCTTTCCAATCTGATCGTCTCTGCCGATCAGATCGTGTTGCGCGGTTCCGCAAGCATCGACGCGCAAGGCTGGCCTCAGACGATAGATCTGCGTGGTCGGCTTGGGTCCGGTGACACCACCCGAGTTTTGCTGCCAATCGCGGGCGACCCGATAGAGGTCAGCGGAATGTCACTGAATGTGCAATATGATGAGGCCGACGGCGACGCGTGGACAGGCGCATTCGATATCACATCGCTGACACGAACCGGCGTTTCTGTTGACGCACTTGCACTTTCAGGTGGCGGTGTAATTTCCCCAAGCATCGACGGATCGCGCGGTCGTTTTTCTGCGGACCTGAACTATGCCGCGCGAGGCCTCGCACTTGATGATGCGGCCTTAAGCGAGGCGATTGGAACAGATATCGAAGGTACGCTGGATGTCGGGCGATTGTCTGACGGCCCTTTTGTGGTGCGTGAACTCACGCTTGATGGAGCGGGAATTCAAGCGTTTGGGTTGGCCTACATAAACGGCCCTGACGATCGGTTCCAAACCCGTGCCGAGCTTTCCGTGACGGCGGATGACTTTAGCCGTTTCGCGGCGCTGATCGACGTAGATTTGTCCGGTAGCGGCGCGGTTGAGCTTTCAGGCACATCGCAGCCATTTGACGGTATTTTCGACATAGACATTGCAGCGCAAACAAATGACCTCGCGGTTGGCATGCCCCAAGTCGATCCGCTTTTGGCGGGCGAAGGAACGCTGGCCTTTCAAGTGGCGCGCGACACCGAGGGCACACGGTTAAGCGACATTCACATTCGCAACGAAGCGGTTGAGGCGTCTGGCGAAGCTGAGATTACAGCGCAATCCGCAACTGCCAATTTCGTCGCACAGATTGCAGACCTGAACATCGTAACGCCTGAACTTTCGGGCCCTGCAACGCTGCGCGCTGATCTGCAAACCGATGCTGAAGGTGTGATTGCGCTGGACGCAAACCTTGCAGCGCCACGTGTAAACGCATCAGCCACCGGTACGGCGTCGCCACTTGACGGCGGGTATGTTTTACAAACCGATGCGACCCTTTCGGTCGATAACCTCAGCGCCTATGGCAACATCATTGGGCAACGCATCGGCGGCGGCTTGTCGCTGGAAATGGACGGCGATTACACGACAACAACTGGTGTGCTGAACGCAGACGTTGCGGCCCGCACACAAGACCTACGCGTTGGACCGACGACGCTTGATCCTGTTTTGGCCGGGCTGGGTCGCGTGTCCGCAAACGTCAGCCTATCCGAGGCACGCCGCCTGCGCGTTGATGCCCTTGATGTCGTGTTTCCAAACCTGACAGCAAACGGGGCGGTCGCGACGTCCGGAAGCGACACCACTGCCAGCCTATCTGTTCGGTTGCGCGATATTGCCCTTCTGGTTTCTGATTTCTCTGGTCCATTAGTTGCGGAAATTTCCGCAAACCAAGATGCAGCGGGCTGGAATGTAACTGGTGATGCAACTGGTCCCGTTGGCACTTCGGCACGAACAACGGGCCGTGTCTCTAACGATGGTCAGCTAGATTTGAACGTCACAGGCTCCGCACCGCTTGCGCTCGCAAATGTGTACATCGACCCACGTCAGATCAACGGTCTGGCCCGGTTTGATCTAACCGTGAACGGCCCCGCCGCCCTTTCATCCGTGCGCGGCCCCGTCACGATCTCTGACACACGCCTTGCTGCACCCAACCTGCGCCAAGCGATCGAAGACCTGAACGGCACCATACAGCTGGCGGGTGGAACCGCGCGCCTTGATCTGTCTGCGGTTCATCCCGACGGCGGCACGCTGGCGCTATCTGGCCCTGTCGACCTTGAACCACCCTATCAAGCCGCCCTCAACGCGCAACTCAACGACATCGTCTTGCGTGATCCAACCTTGTATCGAACAACGGCAACTGGGCAGGTAACCGTAAATGGCCCGCTAACGGGAGGCGCTGAAATCGCCGGAACCATCGACATCGGCGCTACTGAGGTTCAGGTGCCGTCCACGGGCGTGAGCGCGTTGGGCAGCCTGCCAGAGGTCACGCACCTTGGCCCACGACTGGACGTTCAACAAACCCTTGCACGTGCCGGCGTTGGTACCGCGACAACCTCCGAGCAGGAAACCGCTTCTGGCCCCGACTTTCCGATCAATCTGCTTATCCGAGCCCCATCGCGTATTTTCGTTCGCGGTCGTGGGCTGGATGCCGAACTTGGCGGCGAGTTGCGCCTAACAGGGAGCCTTAACAATCTCGTCCCTATTGGTCGATTAGACCTTGTTCGCGGGCGCCTCAGCATCTTAGGCCAGCGCTTTGATCTCGATGAGGGGTACGCGCAGCTTCAAGGGGATTTTTCGCCTTACCTGCGGTTAGTCGCAACGACCGAGGCTGCAACGGGCACCGTGGTCAGCATCATCGTTGAAGGCCCTGCCGACGACATTAATGTGACTTTTGAAAGCACGCCTGAACTACCGCAGGACGAGGTTCTGTCGCAGCTGTTGTTTGGGCGCGATCTGTCGTCCATCAGCCCACTGCAAGCCGTGCAATTGGCCTCTGCTGTGGCAACGCTGGCGGGCACGGGTGGCACTAATGGCGGGATCGTCGGCAATCTGCGTGACGGGCTTGATCTTGATGACTTGGACTTCGTGACAAACGACGACGGAACAGCGGCCGTGCGCGCGGGAAAGTATATCTCGGACAACGTTTATACGGATGTCACCGTTGGCTCGAACGGCACTTCCGAGATCAACATCAATATCGATATCGATCAGAACTTCACCGCACGCGGATCGGTTGCGTCCGATGGTGAAACCAGCGTCGGTATCTTCTTTGAACGAGACTATTAA